One stretch of Girardinichthys multiradiatus isolate DD_20200921_A chromosome 2, DD_fGirMul_XY1, whole genome shotgun sequence DNA includes these proteins:
- the siah1 gene encoding E3 ubiquitin-protein ligase Siah1 isoform X1, protein MSAVKSKPASVALHSPPWNSLFRLFPCVATRNVHSTKEVPTFQDQTKAFFGNLMDEEMSRQTATALPTGTSKCPPSQRVPTLSGTTASNSDLASLFECPVCFDYVLPPILQCQSGHLVCSNCRPKLTCCPTCRGPLGSIRNLAMEKVANSVLFPCKYASSGCEVTLPHTDKTEHEELCEFRPYSCPCPGASCKWQGSLDAVMPHLMHQHKSITTLQGEDIVFLATDINLPGAVDWVMMQSCFGFHFMLVLEKQEKYDGHQQFFAIVQLIGTRKQAENFAYRLELNGHRRRLTWEATPRSIHEGIATAIMNSDCLVFDTSIAQLFAENGNLGINVTISMC, encoded by the exons ATGTCTGCGGTGAAATCTAAGCCTGCAAGTGTAGCTCTACATTCTCCACCCTGGAATTCCTTGTTCAGACTCTTCCCGTGCGTAGCCACCAGGAACGTCCACTCAACTAAAG AGGTCCCCACATTTCAAGATCAGACGAAAGCCTTCTTTGGAAATCTTATGGACGAAG AAATGAGTCGCCAGACCGCCACCGCGCTGCCCACAGGAACCTCCAAGTGCCCCCCCTCTCAGCGCGTGCCCACCCTGTCAGGCACCACGGCCTCCAACAGCGACCTGGCCAGCCTGTTCGAGTGTCCAGTCTGCTTCGACTATGTGCTGCCCCCCATCCTGCAGTGTCAGTCCGGACACCTG GTGTGTTCCAACTGCCGGCCCAAGCTTACCTGCTGTCCCACCTGCAGAGGCCCCCTGGGCTCCATCAGGAACCTGGCCATGGAGAAGGTGGCCAACTCGGTCCTGTTCCCCTGTAAGTACGCCTCATCGGGTTGCGAGGTCACGCTGCCGCACACCGACAAGACGGAGCACGAGGAGCTGTGCGAGTTCCGGCCGTACTCCTGCCCCTGTCCCGGCGCCTCCTGCAAGTGGCAGGGATCCCTGGATGCCGTCATGCCGCACCTGATGCATCAACACAAGTCCATCACCACTCTGCAG GGGGAGGACATCGTGTTCCTGGCGACGGACATCAACCTTCCGGGCGCCGTGGACTGGGTCATGATGCAGTCCTGCTTCGGCTTCCACTTCATGCTGGTCCTGGAGAAGCAGGAGAAGTACGACGGACACCAGCAGTTCTTCGCCATCGTCCAGCTCATCGGGACTCGCAAGCAGGCCGAGAACTTCGCCTACCGGCTGGAGCTAAACGGCCACCGGCGCCGGCTCACCTGGGAGGCCACGCCCCGCTCCATCCACGAGGGCATCGCCACGGCCATCATGAACAGCGACTGCCTGGTGTTCGACACGTCGATCGCGCAGCTGTTCGCCGAGAACGGAAACCTGGGCATCAACGTCACCATCTCCATGTGCTGA
- the siah1 gene encoding E3 ubiquitin-protein ligase Siah1 isoform X2 → MDEEMSRQTATALPTGTSKCPPSQRVPTLSGTTASNSDLASLFECPVCFDYVLPPILQCQSGHLVCSNCRPKLTCCPTCRGPLGSIRNLAMEKVANSVLFPCKYASSGCEVTLPHTDKTEHEELCEFRPYSCPCPGASCKWQGSLDAVMPHLMHQHKSITTLQGEDIVFLATDINLPGAVDWVMMQSCFGFHFMLVLEKQEKYDGHQQFFAIVQLIGTRKQAENFAYRLELNGHRRRLTWEATPRSIHEGIATAIMNSDCLVFDTSIAQLFAENGNLGINVTISMC, encoded by the exons ATGGACGAAG AAATGAGTCGCCAGACCGCCACCGCGCTGCCCACAGGAACCTCCAAGTGCCCCCCCTCTCAGCGCGTGCCCACCCTGTCAGGCACCACGGCCTCCAACAGCGACCTGGCCAGCCTGTTCGAGTGTCCAGTCTGCTTCGACTATGTGCTGCCCCCCATCCTGCAGTGTCAGTCCGGACACCTG GTGTGTTCCAACTGCCGGCCCAAGCTTACCTGCTGTCCCACCTGCAGAGGCCCCCTGGGCTCCATCAGGAACCTGGCCATGGAGAAGGTGGCCAACTCGGTCCTGTTCCCCTGTAAGTACGCCTCATCGGGTTGCGAGGTCACGCTGCCGCACACCGACAAGACGGAGCACGAGGAGCTGTGCGAGTTCCGGCCGTACTCCTGCCCCTGTCCCGGCGCCTCCTGCAAGTGGCAGGGATCCCTGGATGCCGTCATGCCGCACCTGATGCATCAACACAAGTCCATCACCACTCTGCAG GGGGAGGACATCGTGTTCCTGGCGACGGACATCAACCTTCCGGGCGCCGTGGACTGGGTCATGATGCAGTCCTGCTTCGGCTTCCACTTCATGCTGGTCCTGGAGAAGCAGGAGAAGTACGACGGACACCAGCAGTTCTTCGCCATCGTCCAGCTCATCGGGACTCGCAAGCAGGCCGAGAACTTCGCCTACCGGCTGGAGCTAAACGGCCACCGGCGCCGGCTCACCTGGGAGGCCACGCCCCGCTCCATCCACGAGGGCATCGCCACGGCCATCATGAACAGCGACTGCCTGGTGTTCGACACGTCGATCGCGCAGCTGTTCGCCGAGAACGGAAACCTGGGCATCAACGTCACCATCTCCATGTGCTGA